From the genome of Streptomyces sp. NBC_01260, one region includes:
- a CDS encoding GNAT family N-acetyltransferase has protein sequence MEFTIGGRLEIRITPADVGKRVSVRRLLQDGPQGPKFTDTVGVLTSWDNGVVSVTPKSGESVRILESSLVAGKTVPSAPPRRRGPAASFGELAAVCARAWQPVESEPLGDWLLRAAGGFTRRANSVLPLGDPGVPLDAALARVRQWYAERELPARIQTATGAEGTQEELCAALEERGWRREVTAQVRIAALAPIGDLAAEVSRVRLSRTAEPAWLARYQRFETPGPEVPAVLGSGPSVWFATVPGDAGDAAPAAIGRCVVDGRWAGFMAVEVAPEHRRRGLATAVMTALARQAMDEGASASWLQVEAENEGARALYDGMGFSTHHRYHHFRPA, from the coding sequence GTGGAATTCACCATCGGCGGACGGCTGGAGATCCGGATCACACCGGCTGACGTGGGCAAACGGGTCTCGGTCCGGCGCCTGCTCCAGGACGGTCCGCAGGGCCCGAAATTCACTGACACGGTTGGTGTTCTCACATCGTGGGACAACGGTGTGGTGTCCGTCACACCAAAGAGCGGTGAATCCGTCCGCATCCTGGAATCGTCCCTGGTGGCGGGCAAGACCGTACCGTCCGCGCCTCCCCGCCGGCGCGGCCCGGCGGCCTCCTTCGGTGAACTCGCCGCGGTGTGCGCGCGGGCCTGGCAGCCGGTGGAGAGCGAGCCGCTCGGCGACTGGCTGCTGCGCGCCGCCGGAGGGTTCACCCGGCGCGCCAACTCCGTACTGCCGCTCGGCGATCCGGGCGTTCCGCTCGACGCCGCGCTCGCACGGGTGCGGCAGTGGTACGCGGAGCGGGAGCTGCCCGCCCGCATCCAGACCGCGACCGGCGCCGAGGGCACCCAGGAGGAGCTGTGCGCGGCGCTGGAGGAGCGCGGGTGGCGGCGCGAGGTGACGGCGCAGGTGCGGATCGCGGCGCTGGCCCCGATCGGCGATCTGGCGGCCGAGGTGTCGCGGGTGCGGCTGAGCCGTACGGCGGAACCGGCGTGGCTCGCCCGCTACCAGCGCTTCGAGACCCCGGGCCCCGAGGTGCCGGCGGTGCTGGGCAGCGGTCCATCGGTGTGGTTCGCGACCGTGCCGGGTGACGCCGGGGACGCCGCGCCCGCCGCGATCGGGCGGTGCGTGGTCGACGGGCGGTGGGCCGGGTTCATGGCCGTCGAGGTGGCTCCGGAGCACCGGCGCCGGGGCCTTGCCACCGCCGTGATGACCGCGCTGGCCCGGCAGGCGATGGACGAGGGCGCGTCGGCGTCCTGGCTCCAGGTGGAGGCGGAGAACGAGGGCGCCCGTGCGCTGTACGACGGGATGGGGTTCTCGACCCATCACCGCTACCACCACTTCCGGCCGGCGTAG
- a CDS encoding transglutaminase-like domain-containing protein, translating to MAPERHDREEIRRRFAAQARAERPDLALLCLLLGAEADPALDANGTDAAQIELDRLAGLLPYGLRGGRAWASALAELLGERCGFEGSSADYQRLEASLLHEVLRRRRGLPILLSVVWIEVARRAGAPVYGVALPGHFVVGFGDPEERVLADPFAGGRPLSGQDAELLVAGATGEPLDASMLVPAQPLETVLRILNNIRAWAAVRPERTDVALWAVELSLLLPSHPARLRYERAQLLVRSGEFLRGAAEMEEYADVVADVEPSAAEAVRRSARAARARLN from the coding sequence GTGGCTCCCGAGAGGCACGACAGGGAAGAGATCCGCCGCCGGTTCGCCGCTCAGGCGCGGGCCGAGCGGCCGGACCTGGCGCTGCTCTGCCTGCTGCTGGGCGCGGAGGCGGATCCCGCGCTGGACGCGAACGGTACGGACGCGGCGCAGATCGAGCTGGACCGGCTCGCCGGCCTGCTCCCGTACGGGCTGCGCGGCGGCCGCGCCTGGGCGTCCGCGCTGGCCGAACTGCTCGGTGAGCGGTGCGGGTTCGAGGGCTCGTCGGCGGACTACCAGCGCCTTGAGGCCTCGCTGCTGCACGAGGTGCTGCGGCGCCGTCGCGGGCTGCCGATCCTGCTGTCGGTGGTGTGGATCGAGGTGGCCCGGCGGGCGGGCGCTCCGGTGTACGGGGTGGCGCTGCCGGGCCATTTCGTGGTCGGTTTCGGCGATCCGGAGGAGCGGGTGCTGGCCGATCCGTTCGCCGGTGGCCGTCCGCTGTCGGGCCAGGACGCGGAACTGCTGGTGGCGGGCGCGACCGGGGAACCGCTCGATGCGTCGATGCTGGTGCCCGCGCAGCCGCTGGAGACGGTGCTGCGCATCCTGAACAACATCCGGGCCTGGGCGGCGGTCCGCCCGGAGCGGACGGACGTGGCGCTGTGGGCGGTGGAACTGTCCCTCCTGCTGCCGTCGCACCCGGCCCGGCTGCGGTACGAACGGGCCCAGCTGCTGGTCCGAAGCGGGGAGTTCCTGCGCGGGGCGGCGGAGATGGAGGAGTACGCGGACGTGGTCGCGGACGTCGAGCCGTCGGCCGCGGAGGCGGTCCGGCGCAGCGCACGGGCGGCCCGGGCCCGGCTGAACTGA
- a CDS encoding translation factor GTPase family protein, translated as MHTLNLGILAHVDAGKTSLTERLLHTAGIIDELGRVDDGNTQTDSLALERRRGITIKSAVVSFDIDDVTVNLIDTPGHPDFIAEVERVLSVLDGAVLVISAVEGVQAQTRVLMRTLQRLRIPTLVFVNKTDRAGARYEQVLRNIAAKLTPNAVAMGPAVTGLGTRDAHCPSYAADDHRLTDRLTDLLTVHDDALLAAYVEGGEPIAHTRLHEELAVQTGRALVHPVYFGSAVTGAGIAALTSGIKELLPAAQGDADGPVSGTVFKAERGPAGESLAYVRMFSGTVRTRDRLPFGKRPAAAGEGKVTGIDVFAHGSDIRGASVGPGRIAKLRGLTGIRIGDAVGVARKAAEHHFAPPTLESVVVPAPHVPRGELHFALAQLAEQDPLINLRQDDIRKEVSVSLYGEVQKEVIEATLAEEFGIDVTFRETTTICLERPSGTGAAFEIIDKDDNPFLATVGLRVDPAPIGSGVDYRLEVELGSMPYSLMRAVEETVLETLGQGLYGWRVTDCTVTMTHSGYWPRQSHSHATFDKTMSSTAGDFRNLTPLVLMAALQQAGTTVYEPMHRFRLELPADALGPLLPVLAHLTAVPGPPSVDGALCVLEGEIPVARVHELQQRLPSLTRGEGVLESAFASHRPVIGSLPRRSRTDRDPLNRKEYLLRTALRGPGPSGE; from the coding sequence GTGCACACGCTGAATCTTGGCATTCTGGCGCATGTCGACGCCGGTAAGACAAGCCTGACGGAGCGGCTTCTCCACACCGCCGGAATCATCGACGAGCTGGGCCGTGTGGATGACGGGAACACGCAGACCGATTCCCTCGCCCTCGAACGGCGACGCGGCATCACGATCAAGTCGGCGGTCGTCTCGTTCGACATCGACGACGTCACCGTCAATCTGATCGACACCCCCGGTCACCCGGACTTCATCGCCGAGGTGGAGCGGGTGCTGAGCGTGCTCGACGGCGCCGTGCTGGTCATCTCCGCCGTGGAGGGCGTACAGGCGCAGACCCGGGTCCTGATGCGGACGCTCCAGCGGCTGCGCATTCCGACGCTCGTCTTCGTGAACAAGACCGACCGCGCCGGCGCCCGGTACGAGCAGGTGCTGCGCAACATCGCGGCGAAGCTCACGCCGAACGCCGTCGCGATGGGACCGGCCGTCACCGGTCTCGGCACCCGCGACGCGCACTGCCCGTCCTACGCGGCCGACGACCACCGGCTCACCGACCGGCTGACGGACCTGCTCACCGTGCACGACGACGCCCTGCTGGCCGCGTACGTCGAGGGCGGGGAGCCGATCGCGCACACCCGGCTGCACGAGGAGCTGGCGGTGCAGACCGGGCGGGCGCTCGTCCATCCGGTGTACTTCGGCTCGGCCGTGACGGGCGCCGGAATCGCCGCGCTGACCAGCGGCATCAAGGAGCTGCTGCCCGCGGCGCAGGGCGATGCGGACGGGCCGGTGTCGGGCACGGTCTTCAAGGCCGAACGCGGCCCGGCGGGCGAATCCCTCGCGTACGTCCGGATGTTCTCGGGGACCGTACGGACCCGCGACCGGCTGCCGTTCGGGAAGAGGCCGGCGGCCGCGGGCGAGGGCAAGGTGACCGGGATCGACGTCTTCGCGCACGGTTCGGACATCCGCGGCGCATCGGTCGGGCCGGGGCGGATCGCGAAGCTCCGGGGGCTCACGGGCATTCGGATCGGTGATGCGGTCGGTGTCGCACGGAAAGCGGCGGAGCACCATTTCGCCCCGCCGACACTGGAATCCGTGGTGGTCCCCGCCCCGCACGTCCCCAGGGGCGAACTGCATTTCGCCCTCGCGCAACTCGCCGAGCAGGATCCGCTGATCAATCTGCGCCAGGACGACATCCGCAAGGAAGTGTCCGTATCGCTCTACGGCGAAGTGCAGAAGGAAGTCATCGAGGCGACGCTCGCGGAGGAGTTCGGTATCGACGTCACCTTCCGAGAAACCACGACCATCTGTCTGGAACGGCCGTCGGGCACCGGCGCCGCATTCGAGATCATCGACAAGGACGACAATCCCTTTCTGGCGACGGTCGGCCTGCGCGTCGACCCCGCCCCGATCGGCAGCGGGGTGGACTACCGGCTGGAGGTGGAGCTCGGCTCCATGCCGTACTCCCTGATGAGAGCGGTCGAGGAGACCGTCCTCGAAACGCTCGGACAGGGCCTGTACGGATGGCGGGTGACCGACTGCACGGTCACCATGACGCACTCCGGGTACTGGCCGCGCCAGAGCCACTCGCACGCCACCTTCGACAAGACCATGTCGAGCACCGCCGGGGACTTCCGCAATCTGACCCCGCTGGTCCTGATGGCCGCGCTCCAGCAGGCCGGCACCACGGTGTACGAGCCGATGCACCGGTTCCGGCTGGAACTCCCCGCGGACGCGCTCGGCCCGCTCCTGCCGGTCCTCGCCCACCTGACGGCCGTCCCGGGGCCCCCGTCCGTGGACGGCGCGCTCTGCGTGCTGGAGGGCGAGATCCCGGTGGCCAGGGTGCACGAACTACAGCAACGGCTCCCGTCGCTGACCCGGGGCGAAGGAGTGCTGGAGTCCGCGTTCGCATCCCACCGGCCGGTCATCGGCAGCCTCCCGCGGCGGTCCCGCACCGACCGCGATCCGCTCAACCGGAAGGAGTACCTGCTGCGTACGGCGCTGAGGGGGCCGGGCCCGTCCGGCGAGTGA
- a CDS encoding class F sortase, with product MTAPQSPGSSSSQAASDTVKLRRALLWPAATAGLGMLLIYNSIGSPADDKPPAPPAAAAPAAPPAAPAAPPAAPAAPPAAVIPKQAAPSASPALPRSEPKRLKIPAIAVDAPFTPLSIGASGRLDAPPTGDRNLVGWFKDGATPGERGAAIVAGHVDTTTGPAVFLQLRFLQPGATVDITRTNGSVATFKVDSVETFSKANFPDKRVYADTSDAQLRLITCGGNYDKKAKDYEDNVVVFAHLDSSKQD from the coding sequence ATGACCGCCCCGCAGTCGCCCGGTTCCTCCTCCTCCCAGGCTGCCTCCGACACTGTCAAGCTCCGCCGCGCCCTGCTCTGGCCCGCCGCGACGGCCGGGCTCGGCATGCTCCTGATCTACAACTCGATCGGTTCCCCGGCCGATGACAAACCTCCGGCCCCACCAGCGGCCGCCGCACCCGCCGCACCACCGGCCGCGCCCGCCGCACCACCGGCCGCACCCGCCGCGCCGCCGGCCGCCGTCATCCCGAAGCAGGCCGCCCCGAGCGCCTCCCCCGCCCTGCCCCGCTCCGAACCGAAGCGGCTGAAGATCCCGGCCATCGCGGTGGACGCGCCCTTCACGCCACTGTCCATCGGGGCCTCGGGCCGGCTGGACGCCCCGCCGACAGGCGACCGGAACCTGGTCGGCTGGTTCAAGGACGGAGCCACGCCCGGTGAGCGCGGGGCGGCGATCGTGGCGGGCCACGTCGACACGACGACCGGGCCGGCGGTCTTCCTTCAGCTGCGGTTCCTGCAGCCCGGGGCGACGGTCGACATCACGCGTACAAACGGCTCGGTGGCCACGTTCAAGGTCGACTCCGTCGAGACGTTCAGCAAGGCGAACTTCCCCGACAAGCGGGTGTACGCCGACACCTCGGACGCCCAACTGCGCCTGATCACCTGTGGCGGCAACTACGACAAGAAGGCCAAGGACTACGAGGACAACGTGGTCGTCTTCGCGCACCTCGACTCGTCCAAGCAGGACTGA
- the thrS gene encoding threonine--tRNA ligase, producing the protein MLNSPKPRGECPGASACGDSPLVREETAMHDHRKLGRELELFDTDPLIGAGLPYWLPDGAALRHTLEEYIRTAEGLAGYRHVYSPVLGKRELYEISGHWSHYSDDMFPPMDLGGEQVVLRPSLCPHHAVIYRSRSHSYRELPLRMAELGGMYRSELSGVLGGLTRVRAIQLNDAHIFCTLDQVADEARAALDMIRRAYEALGIRPARFRLSLPGPGGKYVAAPEMWQRSTALLTGVLDASGLPYEAVEGEAAFYGPKIDVQVADPAGRESTLSTIQADFHQPEQFDLHYIGADGAKHRPVMVHRSIIGSVERAVAHLIEQHGGAFPGWLSPTQVVILPVSDAELPDAEDLARRCTALGLRAEVSGRERGSLGARIREARLVPYQAVLGAAEAAGDLVALRLRDGRRLGPQPAGEALARIGALVAAHSTALWDEAAGV; encoded by the coding sequence CTGCTGAACAGTCCGAAGCCCCGGGGCGAGTGCCCCGGGGCTTCTGCTTGCGGTGACTCGCCCCTCGTACGCGAGGAGACCGCCATGCACGACCACCGCAAGCTCGGCCGCGAGCTGGAGCTGTTCGACACCGATCCGCTGATCGGCGCGGGACTTCCGTACTGGCTGCCCGACGGCGCTGCGCTGCGGCACACCCTGGAGGAGTACATCCGCACCGCCGAGGGGCTGGCGGGATACCGGCACGTGTACTCGCCGGTGCTCGGCAAGCGGGAGCTGTACGAGATCTCGGGGCACTGGTCGCACTACAGCGACGACATGTTCCCGCCGATGGACCTGGGCGGCGAGCAGGTCGTGCTGCGGCCGAGCCTGTGCCCGCACCACGCGGTGATCTACCGCTCCCGCTCGCACAGTTACCGAGAACTGCCGCTGCGGATGGCCGAGCTGGGCGGCATGTACCGCTCCGAGCTCTCGGGGGTGCTGGGCGGGCTGACCCGGGTGCGGGCCATCCAGCTGAACGACGCGCACATCTTCTGCACCCTGGACCAGGTCGCCGACGAGGCGCGGGCCGCGCTCGACATGATCCGCCGGGCGTACGAAGCACTCGGCATCCGCCCGGCCCGCTTCCGGCTCTCCCTGCCGGGGCCCGGCGGGAAGTACGTCGCCGCGCCGGAGATGTGGCAGCGCTCCACCGCGCTGCTGACCGGGGTCCTGGACGCGTCCGGGCTGCCGTACGAGGCGGTCGAGGGCGAGGCCGCGTTCTACGGTCCGAAGATCGACGTCCAGGTCGCCGATCCGGCGGGCCGCGAGTCGACCCTCTCCACCATCCAGGCCGACTTCCACCAGCCCGAGCAGTTCGATCTGCACTACATCGGCGCGGACGGGGCGAAACACCGGCCGGTCATGGTGCACCGCAGCATCATCGGCAGTGTGGAGCGGGCCGTCGCCCACCTCATCGAGCAGCACGGCGGCGCCTTCCCCGGCTGGCTCTCCCCCACCCAGGTCGTGATCCTCCCGGTCTCGGACGCCGAACTTCCCGACGCCGAGGACCTCGCCCGCCGTTGCACCGCTCTCGGGCTGCGTGCCGAGGTCAGCGGCCGGGAGCGCGGCAGCCTGGGCGCCCGCATCCGGGAGGCCCGCCTCGTCCCGTACCAGGCGGTGCTCGGCGCCGCGGAGGCCGCCGGGGACCTCGTCGCACTGCGCCTGCGCGACGGCCGGCGGCTCGGCCCGCAGCCGGCCGGGGAGGCGCTCGCCCGGATCGGCGCACTGGTCGCGGCGCACAGCACCGCCCTGTGGGACGAGGCGGCCGGCGTGTAG
- a CDS encoding MFS transporter, producing MDAATRRWRTALFLFMLAAGTGMASWVARTPAVRDGLDVSTGSMGLVLFGLSTGSMAGVTASGPLVRRYGGRVTISVGAALIVAGLLVVAAGTSLSLAGGVFCGLALFGGGMGLAEVAFNIEGAAIESVIGRPVLPVLHGCFSLGTVVGALLGMGLTAAAFSVGWHLTVVAVLIAAAAVRAVLSIPHGTGREAAGAAGGAAGQGGLRGRLRVWQDRRLVLIAVIVLAMAFAEGAANDWLPLLMVDGYHVSATAGSLTFLAFASSMTLGRFAGVPLLKRFGRVAVVRGSAVTGAAGLVLVIVSPSPLVAGAASVLWGLGASLGFPVALSAAGDHPHDAAARVGAVATAGYVAFLVGPPGLGFLADHIGLRLTMTVVLALLIVAATPAGALGAGRRTGTEPAPVIP from the coding sequence ATGGATGCCGCTACGCGCCGCTGGCGCACCGCCCTGTTCCTCTTCATGCTCGCCGCCGGCACCGGAATGGCGTCCTGGGTGGCCCGCACCCCGGCCGTCCGGGACGGGCTCGACGTGTCCACCGGCTCGATGGGACTCGTGCTGTTCGGGCTGTCCACCGGTTCGATGGCCGGCGTCACGGCCTCCGGCCCACTCGTCCGCCGTTACGGGGGCCGGGTCACGATCAGCGTCGGCGCGGCGCTGATCGTCGCCGGGCTCCTGGTCGTCGCGGCGGGCACGAGCCTGTCGCTGGCGGGCGGGGTCTTCTGCGGACTCGCCCTGTTCGGCGGCGGGATGGGGCTGGCCGAGGTCGCGTTCAACATCGAGGGTGCGGCCATCGAGAGCGTCATCGGACGGCCCGTCCTGCCGGTGCTGCACGGCTGCTTCAGCCTCGGCACCGTGGTCGGGGCGCTGCTCGGCATGGGGCTGACCGCGGCCGCGTTCTCCGTCGGATGGCATCTGACGGTCGTCGCGGTGCTCATAGCCGCCGCCGCGGTCCGGGCCGTCCTCTCGATCCCGCACGGCACCGGGCGGGAGGCGGCAGGTGCCGCCGGCGGTGCGGCCGGACAGGGCGGCCTGCGGGGCCGGTTGCGGGTGTGGCAGGACCGGCGACTGGTCCTCATCGCGGTGATTGTCCTCGCCATGGCCTTCGCGGAGGGCGCCGCCAACGACTGGCTGCCGCTGCTCATGGTGGACGGCTACCACGTGAGCGCCACCGCGGGGTCGCTGACCTTCCTGGCCTTCGCCTCGTCGATGACGCTCGGGCGGTTCGCCGGAGTCCCGCTCCTGAAGCGCTTCGGCCGGGTCGCCGTCGTCCGGGGCAGCGCCGTCACCGGCGCGGCAGGGCTGGTGCTGGTGATCGTCTCGCCCAGCCCGCTGGTGGCGGGCGCCGCCTCGGTGCTGTGGGGGCTCGGGGCCTCGCTCGGCTTCCCGGTCGCCCTCTCCGCGGCGGGCGACCACCCGCACGACGCGGCGGCGCGGGTCGGCGCGGTCGCCACCGCGGGGTACGTCGCCTTCCTCGTCGGCCCGCCCGGACTCGGCTTCCTCGCCGACCACATCGGACTCCGGCTCACCATGACCGTCGTCCTCGCCCTGCTGATCGTCGCCGCCACGCCGGCCGGGGCACTCGGGGCCGGCCGCCGCACCGGTACGGAGCCGGCCCCGGTCATTCCGTAA
- a CDS encoding sugar O-acetyltransferase — translation MTDHFAGDPRTNHERMLAGDLYISDDPDIAEAQQRAVRLAARYLAAYTQDADAAQPVVAELLGGVGAGAHIRPPLYVDYGTYITVGEDTFINYNLTALDVAPITIGRDCQIGPNVQLLTPTHPVEPEPRRDKLEAAKPITIGDNVWLGGGAIVLAGVTIGDNSVIGAGAVVTKDVPANVVAVGNPARVIRSI, via the coding sequence ATGACGGACCACTTCGCGGGGGACCCCCGTACCAACCATGAGCGGATGCTCGCCGGAGACCTCTACATCTCCGACGACCCGGACATCGCCGAGGCCCAGCAGCGCGCCGTGCGCCTCGCCGCCCGGTACCTCGCGGCGTACACGCAGGACGCCGACGCCGCGCAGCCCGTCGTCGCCGAACTCCTCGGCGGCGTCGGCGCGGGTGCGCACATCCGGCCGCCGCTGTACGTCGACTACGGCACGTACATCACGGTCGGCGAGGACACGTTCATCAACTACAACCTCACCGCCCTGGACGTGGCGCCGATCACCATCGGCCGCGACTGCCAGATCGGGCCGAACGTACAGTTGCTCACCCCGACCCACCCGGTGGAGCCGGAGCCGCGCCGGGACAAGCTGGAGGCGGCCAAGCCGATCACGATCGGCGACAATGTCTGGCTCGGCGGCGGAGCGATCGTGCTCGCCGGAGTGACCATCGGGGACAACAGCGTCATCGGCGCCGGAGCCGTCGTGACGAAGGACGTCCCCGCCAACGTGGTCGCCGTGGGCAATCCGGCCCGGGTGATCCGCTCGATCTAG
- a CDS encoding TetR/AcrR family transcriptional regulator, which produces MATGRNDPERRERIITAALDLIAEEGVAGTSHRKVAARAGVPLGSMTYHFGGMDELLREAFIRFSSSIVAVFEERLCAANTPDEAREAVAGLVHHLSSGNQRELVLTHELYTLAARKPAYRELTREWMRRSRRALEWHFDPATARQLDALIEGLSIHRALETEPHDRALTVEAITRITKGQGGSS; this is translated from the coding sequence GTGGCGACCGGCAGGAACGACCCCGAGCGGCGGGAGCGCATCATCACCGCCGCGCTCGACCTGATCGCGGAGGAGGGGGTCGCCGGGACGTCGCACCGCAAGGTCGCCGCCCGCGCCGGAGTGCCACTCGGATCGATGACGTATCACTTCGGCGGCATGGACGAGCTGCTGCGGGAGGCGTTCATCCGCTTCTCCAGCAGCATCGTCGCCGTCTTCGAGGAGCGTCTCTGCGCCGCGAACACGCCCGACGAGGCCCGGGAGGCGGTGGCCGGTCTCGTCCATCATCTGTCCAGCGGCAACCAGCGCGAACTGGTCCTCACCCACGAGCTGTACACCCTCGCGGCCAGGAAGCCCGCCTACCGCGAACTGACCCGGGAGTGGATGCGCAGGAGCCGCCGCGCACTCGAATGGCACTTCGACCCGGCGACGGCCCGACAGCTCGACGCGCTGATCGAGGGCCTGTCCATCCACCGCGCCCTGGAGACCGAACCGCATGACCGCGCCCTGACCGTCGAGGCGATCACCCGCATCACGAAGGGCCAGGGCGGGAGTTCCTGA
- a CDS encoding class I SAM-dependent methyltransferase, whose translation MTTPPLLTATRAYYDTVAEGYAERVKGAFARDVWGRAMLGGFAEEVRADGGLPVADLGCGPGHVTAHLDGLGVRAFGMDLSPRMVDVARRAHPGLRFEVGSMSALDLPDGELGGVVAWWSILHTPPGLLPVLFAEFHRVLAPGGRLLLGFHAGEDQPYSGPKRDDGVSYDIHLLSPDRVGEMLVRAGFVSTARMLGEGERWPWACLAGRRPAAGASPADCAGS comes from the coding sequence GTGACGACTCCTCCTCTGCTGACAGCGACCCGCGCCTACTACGACACCGTGGCCGAGGGGTATGCCGAGCGGGTGAAGGGTGCCTTCGCGCGGGATGTGTGGGGGCGCGCGATGCTCGGCGGGTTCGCGGAGGAGGTACGGGCCGACGGCGGGCTGCCGGTTGCCGATCTCGGCTGCGGACCGGGGCATGTGACCGCGCATCTGGACGGCCTCGGCGTGCGCGCGTTCGGCATGGACCTGTCGCCCCGGATGGTGGACGTCGCCCGCCGCGCCCATCCCGGACTGCGGTTCGAGGTGGGCTCGATGAGCGCGCTCGACCTCCCGGACGGTGAGCTCGGGGGCGTGGTCGCCTGGTGGTCGATCCTCCACACGCCCCCCGGTCTGCTGCCGGTGCTGTTCGCTGAGTTCCACCGGGTGCTGGCCCCGGGCGGCCGGCTGCTGCTGGGGTTCCACGCGGGCGAGGACCAGCCGTACAGCGGGCCCAAGCGCGACGACGGAGTGTCCTACGACATTCATCTGCTGTCGCCCGACCGGGTCGGCGAGATGCTGGTCCGGGCCGGATTCGTTTCCACCGCGCGGATGCTGGGCGAGGGGGAGAGATGGCCGTGGGCGTGCCTGGCCGGCCGGCGGCCCGCCGCCGGCGCTTCCCCCGCGGATTGCGCCGGATCCTGA
- a CDS encoding coagulation factor 5/8 type domain-containing protein → MHAPPTETPTAPPTTLRTAAGRGRRTRTFGFAAFAVSLLMALPTAQNAFGADAQAIEGGGDLGPNVMVFDPSMPDIQAKVDEVFKQQESAQFGTGRYALMFKPGTYNNLNAQIGFYTSIAGLGLNPDDTTFNGDVTVDAGWFNGNATQNFWRSAENLALNPVSGTDRWAVSQAAPFRRMHVKGGLNLAPNGYGWASGGYIADSKIDGQVGPYSQQQWYTRDSSVGSWGNGVWNMTFSGVEGAPAQSFPEPPYTTLENTPVSREKPFLYLDGDDYKVFVPEKRTNARGVSWANGTPKGESIPLDQFYVVKPGATAGTINAAVQQGLHLLFTPGVYHVDRTINIDRANTVVLGLGLATIIPDNGVTAIKVGDVDGVKLAGLLVDAGPANSDSLIEVGPQGASARHADNPTSLQDVFVRVGGAGAGKATTGMVINSNDTIIDHTWLWRADHGEGIGWETNRADYGLQVNGDDVLATGLFVEHFNKYDVRWSGERGKTIFFQNEKAYDAPNQAAVQNGSTKGFAAYKVDDSVTTHEGWGLGSYCYFNVDPTIRQDHGFEAPVKPGVKFHDLLVVSLGGQGQYEHVINDTGSPTSGTSTVPSNVVSFP, encoded by the coding sequence ATGCATGCTCCCCCCACGGAAACCCCCACGGCACCCCCCACGACACTCCGCACCGCAGCCGGTCGCGGGCGCCGCACCCGGACGTTCGGGTTCGCCGCGTTCGCCGTTTCGCTCCTCATGGCCCTCCCCACGGCGCAGAACGCCTTCGGCGCGGACGCGCAGGCCATCGAGGGCGGCGGCGACCTCGGCCCGAACGTCATGGTGTTCGATCCGTCGATGCCCGACATCCAGGCCAAGGTCGACGAGGTCTTCAAGCAGCAGGAGTCGGCGCAGTTCGGCACCGGCCGCTACGCGCTGATGTTCAAGCCGGGCACGTACAACAACCTCAACGCGCAGATCGGGTTCTACACCTCGATCGCCGGTCTCGGTCTGAACCCGGACGACACCACGTTCAACGGTGACGTGACCGTCGACGCGGGCTGGTTCAACGGGAACGCCACGCAGAACTTCTGGCGCTCCGCGGAGAACCTGGCGCTCAACCCGGTCAGCGGCACCGACCGCTGGGCCGTCTCGCAGGCCGCCCCGTTCCGCCGGATGCACGTCAAGGGCGGGCTCAACCTCGCGCCGAACGGCTACGGCTGGGCCAGCGGAGGGTACATCGCCGACAGCAAGATCGACGGTCAGGTCGGCCCGTACTCGCAGCAGCAGTGGTACACCCGCGACAGCTCGGTCGGCAGCTGGGGCAACGGCGTCTGGAACATGACGTTCTCCGGCGTCGAGGGCGCCCCCGCCCAGAGCTTCCCGGAGCCGCCGTACACCACGCTGGAGAACACCCCGGTCTCCCGCGAGAAGCCGTTCCTCTACCTGGACGGCGACGACTACAAGGTGTTCGTCCCCGAGAAGCGCACCAACGCGCGCGGTGTCTCGTGGGCCAACGGCACGCCGAAGGGCGAGTCGATACCACTGGACCAGTTCTACGTGGTGAAGCCCGGCGCGACCGCCGGGACGATCAACGCGGCGGTGCAGCAGGGTCTGCACCTGCTGTTCACGCCCGGTGTCTACCACGTCGACCGGACGATCAACATCGACCGCGCCAACACGGTCGTACTGGGCCTGGGTCTGGCCACGATCATCCCGGACAACGGCGTCACGGCCATCAAGGTCGGTGACGTGGACGGGGTGAAGCTCGCCGGCCTGCTCGTCGATGCCGGTCCGGCCAACTCCGACTCGCTGATCGAGGTCGGTCCGCAGGGCGCGTCCGCGCGCCACGCGGACAACCCGACGTCGCTGCAGGACGTGTTCGTGCGGGTCGGCGGTGCGGGGGCCGGCAAGGCCACCACCGGCATGGTGATCAACAGCAACGACACGATCATCGACCACACCTGGCTGTGGCGCGCGGACCACGGCGAGGGCATCGGCTGGGAGACCAACCGGGCCGACTACGGCCTCCAGGTCAACGGCGACGACGTCCTGGCGACCGGCCTGTTCGTCGAGCATTTCAACAAGTACGACGTGCGCTGGTCCGGCGAGAGGGGCAAGACGATCTTCTTCCAGAACGAGAAGGCGTACGACGCCCCCAACCAGGCCGCCGTCCAGAACGGCAGCACCAAGGGGTTCGCGGCCTACAAGGTCGACGACTCCGTGACCACCCACGAGGGCTGGGGGCTGGGCAGCTACTGCTACTTCAACGTGGACCCGACGATCCGCCAGGACCACGGCTTCGAGGCACCGGTGAAGCCCGGGGTGAAGTTCCACGACCTGCTCGTCGTCTCCCTCGGCGGCCAGGGCCAGTACGAACACGTCATCAATGACACCGGATCACCCACATCCGGGACCTCCACCGTCCCGTCGAACGTGGTGTCCTTCCCGTAG